From the Lathyrus oleraceus cultivar Zhongwan6 chromosome 4, CAAS_Psat_ZW6_1.0, whole genome shotgun sequence genome, one window contains:
- the LOC127138499 gene encoding uncharacterized protein LOC127138499, with amino-acid sequence MDNRTRLRVQNKKPIKRSGKKPFVKKFLDYLKSDTFLYAPLISPQPCGFPSSNSFKVVELKRPIKKRHWLKEYVKSHGYMYDTVLELPLSPQEPLKDRKATRMDVSAGTSPMNVNKQQDNALGNVNQRSESHISPMRLTQGPKETVKHTVYQTCRTTSASGNVTLNSQLRAHT; translated from the exons ATGGATAACAGAACACGGTTAAGAGTTCAAAACAAGAAACCAATTAAGCGCAGCGGAAAGAAACCGTTCGTAAAAAAGTTTTTGGATTATCTTAAATCTGATACCTTTTTGTATGCTCCTCTTATCTCGCCTCAACCTTGTGGTTTTCCATCATCCAATTCCTTCAAAG TGGTGGAGCTGAAAAGGCCTATAAAAAAGAGGCACTGGTTAAAGGAGTATGTAAAATCTCATGGTTATATGTATGATACTGTTCTTGAGCTTCCACTTTCACCTCAAG AACCTCTGAAGGACAGAAAAGCGACAAGGATGGATGTTTCAGCTGGAACTTCACCAATGAATGTCAATAAACAACAAGATAACGCCTTAGGGAATGTGAACCAAAGGTCTGAAAGTCATATTTCTCCGATGCGACTTACTCAGGGACCAAAGGAAACCGTGAAACACACCGTGTACCAAACTTGTCGCACAACTTCAGCTTCAG GAAATGTGACCCTCAACTCACAGCTGAGAGCTCATACTTGA